A genomic window from Hippocampus zosterae strain Florida chromosome 13, ASM2543408v3, whole genome shotgun sequence includes:
- the LOC127612666 gene encoding cdc42-interacting protein 4 homolog isoform X1: MDWGTDLWDQNDVIDKHTQAGLDLVERYIKFVKERTEIEQSYAKQLRSLSKKYAKRGSRDEQDCRFSNHAALQEILNELNDYAGQRELIAETMMTNICVELAKFLQDLKQDRKAHLSDAKKAQQNLESSFKQLESTKKRFAKEWAEAEKAAQQAEKTENDPNTTKIDVDKAKQHAHIRTHAAEECRSDYAAQLQKYNKEQNYFYYTEIPQIFNKLQDLDERRIRRLAEGYCQFSELEKKVQPIISRCLEGISAAGAKVDEKQDSLLLVEQHKSGLERPGDVDFEDYAQGIKAAGSDSSLNPPKVRAKLWPFSRKHKTTHAEKHVPAPAEDFSHLPPEQRKKMLQAKIDDVSNKLHMTQETSEALEKMKAVYEQNADLGNPSILEPQMAETAQNIGYLRGELAKYETWLSEAVGGDDGANAVAVNNNNNSQQHHAQNTAEMSENHQNIYTEFDDDFEDCGRCMALYNFEGTSEGTISVTEGELLTIMEEDKGDGWMRVLRANGDEGFIPSSYVKMAP, from the exons ATGGACTGGGGCACCGATTTGTGG GACCAGAACGACGTGATCGACAAGCACACTCAAGCGGGCCTGGACCTGGTGGAGCGCTACATCAAGTTTGTGAAGGAGCGCACCGAGATCGAGCAGAGCTACGCCAAGCAGCTCAG GAGTCTGTCCAAGAAGTACGCCAAGAGAGGAAGCAGAGATGAGCAGGACTGCAG attCAGCAACCACGCCGCCTTGCAGGAGATCCTGAACGAGCTCAACGACTACGCGGGCCAGCGGGAGTTGATCGCCGAGACCATGATGACCAACATCTGCGTGGAGCTGGCCAAGTTCCTGCAGGACCTCAAGCAGGACCGCAAAGCG CACCTCTCTGACGCCAAGAAGGCCCAGCAGAACCTGGAGAGTAGCTTCAAACAGCTGGAAAGC ACCAAGAAGCGCTTTGCCAAGGAGTGGGCGGAAGCCGAAAAAGCCGCGCAGCAGGCCGAGAAAACCGAGAATgaccccaacaccacaaagaTCGACGTGGAcaaa gcCAAGCAGCACGCGCACATCCGCACGCACGCGGCGGAGGAATGCCGCAGCGACTACGCCGCGCAGCTGCAGAAGTACAACAAGGAGCAGAATTACTTCTACTACACGGAGATCCCGCAGATCTTCAAT AAGCTACAGGACCTGGATGAGCGTCGGATTCGCCGCCTGGCGGAAGGATACTGCCAGTTCTCCGAGCTGGAGAAGAAAGTGCAGCCCATCATCTCCAGATGTCTGGAGGGAATTTCGGCGGCTGGAGCCAAAGTGGACGAAAAACAG GACTCTCTTCTGCTGGTGGAGCAGCACAAGTCGGGCTTGGAGCGTCCCGGCGACGTGGACTTCGAGGACTACGCGCAGGGAATCAAAGCGGCCGGCTCCGACTCCAGCCTCAACCCGCCCAAAGTTCGAGCCAAGCTTTGGCCCTTCAGTCGGAAGCACAAG ACGACGCATGCTGAGAAACACGTG ccggCGCCGGCCGAGGACTTTTCGCACCTTCCTCCCGAGCAGAGGAAGAAGATGCTGCAAGCCAAGATTGACGACGTGTCCAATAAGCTTCACATGACACAAGAGACCAG CGAGGCCCTGGAGAAGATGAAGGCCGTGTACGAGCAGAACGCCGACTTGGGCAACCCGTCCATCCTGGAGCCGCAGATGGCCGAGACGGCGCAGAACATCGGATACCTGCGCGGCGAGCTGGCCAAATACGAA ACGTGGTTGTCCGAGGCGGTGGGAGGAGACGACGGCGCCAACGCCGTCgccgtcaacaacaacaataacagccAGCAGCACCACGCGCAAAACAC GGCCGAGATGTCCGAGAACCATCAGAACATTTACACCGAGTTTGACGACGACTTTGAAGACTGCGGCCGGTGCATGGCTTTGTACAACTTTGAAG GCACGAGCGAGGGCACCATCTCGGTGACGGAGGGCGAGCTTCTGACCATCATGGAGGAGGACAAAGGCGACGGCTGGATGAGGGTCCTGCGGGCCAACGGCGACGAGGGCTTCATCCCGTCGTCCTacgtcaagatggcgccctaa
- the LOC127613912 gene encoding monocyte to macrophage differentiation factor 2-like isoform X2: protein MNKRVPSNKRYQPTDYEHAANCATHALWIIPSLLGSSLLHFQSEDQWERVSAWVYGAGLSSLFTVSTLFHTIAWKKSHLRDVEQCFHMCDRMVIYFFIAASYAPWLNLRELGPWASHMRWLVWVMALSGTTYVFFFHERYKIVELICYTVMGLFPASVILYMPEQAGLCELLLGGTFYCLGMVFFKSDGIVPFAHAIWHLFVALGAAVHYYAIWKYLYAPPANPVRTSR, encoded by the exons ATGAACAAGCGTGTTCCTTCCAACAAGCGATACCAGCCCACAGACTACGAGCACGCAGCCAACTGCGCCACGCATGCG ttATGGATTATTCCGAGCCTGCTGGGCAGCTCGCTGCTCCACTTCCAGTCGGAGGACCAATGGGAACGCGTGTCGGCGTGGGTGTACGGGGCCGGCCTCAGCTCGCTCTTTACAGTCTCAACGCTCTTCCACACTATCGCTTGGAAGAAGAGCCACCTACG GGATGTGGAGCAGTGTTTCCACATGTGTGACAGGATGGTGATCTACTTCTTCATCGCCGCCTCCTACGCGCCCTG GCTGAACCTGAGGGAGCTAGGACCCTGGGCGAGCCACATGCGCTGGCTGGTCTGGGTGATGGCGCTGTCCGGGACCACCTACGTCTTCTTCTTCCACGAGAG GTACAAGATCGTGGAGTTGATCTGCTACACGGTGATGGGCCTCTTCCCCGCCTCGGTCATCCTCTACATG CCGGAACAGGCGGGCCTGTGCGAGCTGCTGCTGGGCGGCACCTTCTACTGCCTGGGCATGGTGTTCTTCAAGAGCGACGGCATCGTGCCCTTCGCCCACGCCATCTGGCACCTCTTTGTGGCCCTGGGCGCCGCCGTGCACTACTACGCCATCTGGAAGTACCTCTACGCCCCGCCCGCCAACCCCGTGCGCACCTCCAGATGA
- the sh2d3a gene encoding breast cancer anti-estrogen resistance protein 3 homolog isoform X2 — MDPLKKELEEELKLSTEDPRSHAWYHGPLTREAAEALLQRDGDFLVRDSSSSAGDYVLSCYWRNEPMHFKIIRVVLRPKKGYSRELFQFEEDRFDNVPALIRFYVGGRRPISQASGAIVFHPLTRTLPLRVIAERQRADGKSQRERGKRLSFSSTMGDDLNINPLLRSGSHPGNLENLGCRPSLQSAQSDSNLRPGAPQSSKSDDMGPPPISPVFRTGSEPLLGPKPRQMRPCHPGGGATLRGSDRQLHSRAPPKPLRISAVFPKAARPAAPSDRDDDPSAFYDELVVQVPQSRRKGHVDRLRAEEKWQSRARITETSFGFLEDDDGGEGASPRLPRLPDKEQFERPQTEWSSCFRLDRFESLLLPDNNRPLEPGVLLALKELFNRSDPDTTALHMLSVDCRVARIVGVTPEQRRAMGVASGLELITLPHGRQLRRDLLERHHLIALGVAVDILGCTGTVSQRAAVLHKFILVAQALKDHARDLYAFSAVMKALDMPQVVRLEMTWRSLRRNHTESAVLFEKTLKPFMKALDDSDECVSGDPVAVPHLVPVLLLMEGEDPVEDSLRGCEMLYDLLQAARRHAAHSHQHQQRASELLASDWTPIPEMLEAFRTEFALRLFWGQSGAEADVKERHDKFDKILCVLSDKLEPVEIRPDLPQPLC; from the exons ATGGACCCCctgaagaaggagctggaggAAGAGCTGAAGCTCAGCACCGAGGACCCCAGGAGCCACGCCTGGTACCACGGGCCCCTCACCAGAGAG GCTGCAGAAGCTCTCCTCCAGAGGGACGGCGACTTCCTGGTCCGAGACTCCAGCTCGTCCGCGGGCGACTACGTCCTCAGCTGCTACTGGAGGAACGAGCCCATGCACTTTAAGATCATACGAGTGGTGCTGAGACCCAAAAAG GGCTACTCCCGGGAGCTGTTTCAATTTGAGGAGGACCGCTTCGACAACGTTCCGGCTCTCATCCGTTTCTACGTGGGCGGGCGGCGGCCCATCTCGCAGGCCTCGGGGGCCATCGTCTTCCACCCGCTGACCAGGACGCTCCCTTTGCGGGTCATCGCCGAGCGACAGCGCGCCGACGGGAAGTCCCAACGCGAACGCGGCAAGCGGCTCagcttcagcagcacaatgggaGACGACCTGAACATCAACCCTCTGCTCAG GAGCGGGAGTCACCCCGGCAACCTGGAGAACCTCGGCTGCAGGCCTTCGCTCCAGTCGGCCCAGTCGGACAGCAACCTGAGgcccg GCGCTCCTCAAAGCTCCAAATCAGACGACATGGGCCCGCCTCCCATCTCGCCGGTGTTCCGCACGGGGAGCGAACCCCTTCTCGGCCCGAAGCCGCGCCAAATGCGTCCCTGTCACCCTG GTGGTGGCGCGACGCTGCGGGGGTCCGACAGACAGCTGCACTCCCGGGCGCCCCCCAAGCCCCTCAGGATCTCCGCCGTGTTCCCCAAAGCCGCCCGACCCGCCGCGCCCTCGGATCGGGACGATGACCCGTCCGCTTTCTACGACGAATTGGTCGTTCAG GTGCCGCAGTCCCGGCGCAAGGGTCACGTCGATCGTCTTCGAGCGGAGGAAAAGTGGCAGAGCCGGGCGCGGATCACAGAGACCTCCTTCGGCTTCCTGGaggacgacgacggcggcgagGGGGCGTCCCCCCGCCTGCCGCGACTGCCCGACAAGGAACAATTTGAACGGCCGCAG ACGGAATGGAGCTCCTGCTTCCGGCTGGACCGCTTCGAGTCGCTGCTGCTGCCGGACAACAACCGCCCGCTGGAGCCCGGCGTGCTGCTGGCGCTGAAGGAGCTCTTCAACCGCTCGGACCCCGACACCACCGCCCTGCACATGCTCAGCGTGGACTGCCGGGTGGCGCGCATCGTGGGCGTGACGCCCGAGCAGAGGCGGGCGATGGGCGTGGCCTCCGGCCTGGAGCTCATCACGCTGCCGCACGGCCGACAGTTGCGGCGAGACCTGCTCGAGAG gcACCATCTGATCGCGTTGGGCGTGGCCGTGGACATCCTGGGCTGCACGGGTACGGTGAGCCAGCGGGCCGCCGTGCTGCACAAGTTCATCCTGGTGGCGCAGGCCCTCAAGGACCACGCCCGCGACCTCTACGCCTTCTCGGCCGTCATGAAGGCGCTGGACATGCCTCAG GTGGTGCGGCTGGAGATGACGTGGCGCTCGCTGCGGAGGAACCACACGGAAAGCGCCGTCCTGTTCGAGAAGACCCTCAAGCCCTTCATGAAGGCGCTCGACGATAGCGACG AGTGCGTTTCGGGTGATCCGGTGGCCGTGCCGCACCTGGTTCCCGTGCTGCTGCTGATGGAGGGCGAGGACCCCGTGGAGGACAGCCTGCGAGGGTGCGAGATGCTCTACGACCTCCTGCAGGCGGCCCGTCGACACGCCGCGCACTCGCACCAACACCAGCAGCGCGCCAGCGAGTTGCTAGCAA GCGACTGGACGCCCATCCCCGAGATGCTGGAGGCCTTCCGGACCGAATTTGCCCTGCGACTCTTCTGGGGACAATCGGGAGCGGAAGCGGACGTCAAGGAACGCCACGACAAGTTTGACAAAATTCTCTGCGTGCTCTCGGATAAACTGGAACCGGTCGAGATCAGACCCGACCTGCCGCAGCCTCTCTGCTGA
- the LOC127612666 gene encoding cdc42-interacting protein 4 homolog isoform X2 has translation MDWGTDLWDQNDVIDKHTQAGLDLVERYIKFVKERTEIEQSYAKQLRSLSKKYAKRGSRDEQDCRFSNHAALQEILNELNDYAGQRELIAETMMTNICVELAKFLQDLKQDRKAHLSDAKKAQQNLESSFKQLESTKKRFAKEWAEAEKAAQQAEKTENDPNTTKIDVDKAKQHAHIRTHAAEECRSDYAAQLQKYNKEQNYFYYTEIPQIFNKLQDLDERRIRRLAEGYCQFSELEKKVQPIISRCLEGISAAGAKVDEKQDSLLLVEQHKSGLERPGDVDFEDYAQGIKAAGSDSSLNPPKVRAKLWPFSRKHKPAPAEDFSHLPPEQRKKMLQAKIDDVSNKLHMTQETSEALEKMKAVYEQNADLGNPSILEPQMAETAQNIGYLRGELAKYETWLSEAVGGDDGANAVAVNNNNNSQQHHAQNTAEMSENHQNIYTEFDDDFEDCGRCMALYNFEGTSEGTISVTEGELLTIMEEDKGDGWMRVLRANGDEGFIPSSYVKMAP, from the exons ATGGACTGGGGCACCGATTTGTGG GACCAGAACGACGTGATCGACAAGCACACTCAAGCGGGCCTGGACCTGGTGGAGCGCTACATCAAGTTTGTGAAGGAGCGCACCGAGATCGAGCAGAGCTACGCCAAGCAGCTCAG GAGTCTGTCCAAGAAGTACGCCAAGAGAGGAAGCAGAGATGAGCAGGACTGCAG attCAGCAACCACGCCGCCTTGCAGGAGATCCTGAACGAGCTCAACGACTACGCGGGCCAGCGGGAGTTGATCGCCGAGACCATGATGACCAACATCTGCGTGGAGCTGGCCAAGTTCCTGCAGGACCTCAAGCAGGACCGCAAAGCG CACCTCTCTGACGCCAAGAAGGCCCAGCAGAACCTGGAGAGTAGCTTCAAACAGCTGGAAAGC ACCAAGAAGCGCTTTGCCAAGGAGTGGGCGGAAGCCGAAAAAGCCGCGCAGCAGGCCGAGAAAACCGAGAATgaccccaacaccacaaagaTCGACGTGGAcaaa gcCAAGCAGCACGCGCACATCCGCACGCACGCGGCGGAGGAATGCCGCAGCGACTACGCCGCGCAGCTGCAGAAGTACAACAAGGAGCAGAATTACTTCTACTACACGGAGATCCCGCAGATCTTCAAT AAGCTACAGGACCTGGATGAGCGTCGGATTCGCCGCCTGGCGGAAGGATACTGCCAGTTCTCCGAGCTGGAGAAGAAAGTGCAGCCCATCATCTCCAGATGTCTGGAGGGAATTTCGGCGGCTGGAGCCAAAGTGGACGAAAAACAG GACTCTCTTCTGCTGGTGGAGCAGCACAAGTCGGGCTTGGAGCGTCCCGGCGACGTGGACTTCGAGGACTACGCGCAGGGAATCAAAGCGGCCGGCTCCGACTCCAGCCTCAACCCGCCCAAAGTTCGAGCCAAGCTTTGGCCCTTCAGTCGGAAGCACAAG ccggCGCCGGCCGAGGACTTTTCGCACCTTCCTCCCGAGCAGAGGAAGAAGATGCTGCAAGCCAAGATTGACGACGTGTCCAATAAGCTTCACATGACACAAGAGACCAG CGAGGCCCTGGAGAAGATGAAGGCCGTGTACGAGCAGAACGCCGACTTGGGCAACCCGTCCATCCTGGAGCCGCAGATGGCCGAGACGGCGCAGAACATCGGATACCTGCGCGGCGAGCTGGCCAAATACGAA ACGTGGTTGTCCGAGGCGGTGGGAGGAGACGACGGCGCCAACGCCGTCgccgtcaacaacaacaataacagccAGCAGCACCACGCGCAAAACAC GGCCGAGATGTCCGAGAACCATCAGAACATTTACACCGAGTTTGACGACGACTTTGAAGACTGCGGCCGGTGCATGGCTTTGTACAACTTTGAAG GCACGAGCGAGGGCACCATCTCGGTGACGGAGGGCGAGCTTCTGACCATCATGGAGGAGGACAAAGGCGACGGCTGGATGAGGGTCCTGCGGGCCAACGGCGACGAGGGCTTCATCCCGTCGTCCTacgtcaagatggcgccctaa
- the hapstr1b gene encoding HUWE1-associated protein modifying stress responses, producing MEERKEEAEAEIQEHGPEHWFSKWERQCLAAAEQSEPLGDEETEQNQQKLWHLFQNSATAVAQLYKDRECQQQGLSLWVPFQNAATAVTNMYKGDTEARQRSYDLGIQIGYQRRNKEVMAWVKKRRRTIRREDLISFLCGKNPPPRAARAPPRGAMVAAGRPPPPESGSSVETDLQPFREAIALHGLSGAMASISVRSSGPPPGSPTHPAVAPPHGRRRNGLHDVDLNTFIAEEMALHLDSAANRKRGAAPCGDVITDSPTHKRNRML from the exons ATGGAGGAACGGAAGGAGGAGGCAGAAGCCGAGATCCAGGAGCACGGCCCCGAGCACTGGTTTTCGAAGTGGGAGCGACAGTGCCTGGCTGCCGCCGAGCAGAGCGAGCCGCTGGGCGACGAGGAGACGGAGCAGAATCAACAAAAGCTGTGGCACCTCTTCCAGAACTCGGCCACGGCGGTGGCGCAGCTCTACAAAG ACCGAGAATGTCAGCAGCAAGGCCTTTCCCTCTGGGTGCCCTTCCAGAATGCAGCCACTGCCGTCACCAACATGTACAAAGGCGA CACAGAGGCCCGCCAGCGCAGCTACGACCTGGGGATCCAGATCGGTTACCAGCGCCGGAACAAAGAGGTGATGGCCTGGGTGAAGAAGCGGCGGAGAACCATCCGGCGGGAGGACCTCATCAGCTTCTTGTGCGGCAAGAACCCTCCTCCCAGGGCGGCCCGGGCCCCGCCCCGTGGGGCCATGGTGGCTGCcggccggccgccgccgcccgagtCGGGCAGCTCCGTGGAGACGGACCTGCAGCCCTTCAGAGAGGCCATAGCCTTGCACG GTCTCAGCGGCGCCATGGCCAGCATCTCGGTGCGCTCGTCAGGCCCGCCGCCCGGCTCGCCCACCCACCCGGCGGTGGCGCCGCCCCACGGCCGGCGCCGCAACGGCCTTCACGATGTGGACCTCAACACCTTCATCGCCGAGGAAATGGCCCTCCACCTGGATTCGGCTGCCAACCGCAAGCGGGGCGCCGCCCCCTGCGGCGATGTCATCACGGACTCGCCCACCCATAAACGCAACCGGATGCTATAA
- the sh2d3a gene encoding breast cancer anti-estrogen resistance protein 3 homolog isoform X1, with protein sequence MNNRSIAWWLRQIGLPQYTKTLESEYYGLEGLLNVNEHELKEAGIEDASHRETILTQLWRHRQKLEPHLGVQMERRVSRKHSLGSSLDLVKPSKDLFRQSVLPRLHRADKKHRLSASCSQLRPLDEDHAYGTLDGCRESKRSKRRSVAAYLSQVFGGRKEMDPLKKELEEELKLSTEDPRSHAWYHGPLTREAAEALLQRDGDFLVRDSSSSAGDYVLSCYWRNEPMHFKIIRVVLRPKKGYSRELFQFEEDRFDNVPALIRFYVGGRRPISQASGAIVFHPLTRTLPLRVIAERQRADGKSQRERGKRLSFSSTMGDDLNINPLLRSGSHPGNLENLGCRPSLQSAQSDSNLRPGAPQSSKSDDMGPPPISPVFRTGSEPLLGPKPRQMRPCHPGGGATLRGSDRQLHSRAPPKPLRISAVFPKAARPAAPSDRDDDPSAFYDELVVQVPQSRRKGHVDRLRAEEKWQSRARITETSFGFLEDDDGGEGASPRLPRLPDKEQFERPQTEWSSCFRLDRFESLLLPDNNRPLEPGVLLALKELFNRSDPDTTALHMLSVDCRVARIVGVTPEQRRAMGVASGLELITLPHGRQLRRDLLERHHLIALGVAVDILGCTGTVSQRAAVLHKFILVAQALKDHARDLYAFSAVMKALDMPQVVRLEMTWRSLRRNHTESAVLFEKTLKPFMKALDDSDECVSGDPVAVPHLVPVLLLMEGEDPVEDSLRGCEMLYDLLQAARRHAAHSHQHQQRASELLASDWTPIPEMLEAFRTEFALRLFWGQSGAEADVKERHDKFDKILCVLSDKLEPVEIRPDLPQPLC encoded by the exons ATGAATAATCGCTCCATCGCCTGGTGGCTGCGGCAGATCGGCTTGCCCCAGTACACAAAGACCCTGGAGAGCGAATATTACGGGCTGGAG GGTCTGCTGAACGTGAACGAGCACGAGCTGAAGGAGGCGGGGATCGAGGACGCCTCGCACAGAGAAACCATCCTGACTCAGCTTTGGAGACACCGCCAGAAGCTGGAGCCTCACTTGG GTGTGCAAATGGAACGCCGGGTGAGCAGAAAGCACTCGCTGGGCTCGTCCTTGGATTTG GTGAAGCCCAGCAAGGATCTGTTCCGCCAGAGTGTCCTGCCCCGCCTCCACCGCGCTGACAAAAAGCACCGCCTCTCCGCTTCCTGCTCGCAGCTGCGGCCCCTGGACGAGGACCACGCTTATGGCACGCTGGACGGCTGTCGGGAGAGCAAGCGCAG CAAAAGGAGGAGCGTCGCCGCATACTTGAGCCAG GTGTTCGGAGGTCGCAAGGAGATGGACCCCctgaagaaggagctggaggAAGAGCTGAAGCTCAGCACCGAGGACCCCAGGAGCCACGCCTGGTACCACGGGCCCCTCACCAGAGAG GCTGCAGAAGCTCTCCTCCAGAGGGACGGCGACTTCCTGGTCCGAGACTCCAGCTCGTCCGCGGGCGACTACGTCCTCAGCTGCTACTGGAGGAACGAGCCCATGCACTTTAAGATCATACGAGTGGTGCTGAGACCCAAAAAG GGCTACTCCCGGGAGCTGTTTCAATTTGAGGAGGACCGCTTCGACAACGTTCCGGCTCTCATCCGTTTCTACGTGGGCGGGCGGCGGCCCATCTCGCAGGCCTCGGGGGCCATCGTCTTCCACCCGCTGACCAGGACGCTCCCTTTGCGGGTCATCGCCGAGCGACAGCGCGCCGACGGGAAGTCCCAACGCGAACGCGGCAAGCGGCTCagcttcagcagcacaatgggaGACGACCTGAACATCAACCCTCTGCTCAG GAGCGGGAGTCACCCCGGCAACCTGGAGAACCTCGGCTGCAGGCCTTCGCTCCAGTCGGCCCAGTCGGACAGCAACCTGAGgcccg GCGCTCCTCAAAGCTCCAAATCAGACGACATGGGCCCGCCTCCCATCTCGCCGGTGTTCCGCACGGGGAGCGAACCCCTTCTCGGCCCGAAGCCGCGCCAAATGCGTCCCTGTCACCCTG GTGGTGGCGCGACGCTGCGGGGGTCCGACAGACAGCTGCACTCCCGGGCGCCCCCCAAGCCCCTCAGGATCTCCGCCGTGTTCCCCAAAGCCGCCCGACCCGCCGCGCCCTCGGATCGGGACGATGACCCGTCCGCTTTCTACGACGAATTGGTCGTTCAG GTGCCGCAGTCCCGGCGCAAGGGTCACGTCGATCGTCTTCGAGCGGAGGAAAAGTGGCAGAGCCGGGCGCGGATCACAGAGACCTCCTTCGGCTTCCTGGaggacgacgacggcggcgagGGGGCGTCCCCCCGCCTGCCGCGACTGCCCGACAAGGAACAATTTGAACGGCCGCAG ACGGAATGGAGCTCCTGCTTCCGGCTGGACCGCTTCGAGTCGCTGCTGCTGCCGGACAACAACCGCCCGCTGGAGCCCGGCGTGCTGCTGGCGCTGAAGGAGCTCTTCAACCGCTCGGACCCCGACACCACCGCCCTGCACATGCTCAGCGTGGACTGCCGGGTGGCGCGCATCGTGGGCGTGACGCCCGAGCAGAGGCGGGCGATGGGCGTGGCCTCCGGCCTGGAGCTCATCACGCTGCCGCACGGCCGACAGTTGCGGCGAGACCTGCTCGAGAG gcACCATCTGATCGCGTTGGGCGTGGCCGTGGACATCCTGGGCTGCACGGGTACGGTGAGCCAGCGGGCCGCCGTGCTGCACAAGTTCATCCTGGTGGCGCAGGCCCTCAAGGACCACGCCCGCGACCTCTACGCCTTCTCGGCCGTCATGAAGGCGCTGGACATGCCTCAG GTGGTGCGGCTGGAGATGACGTGGCGCTCGCTGCGGAGGAACCACACGGAAAGCGCCGTCCTGTTCGAGAAGACCCTCAAGCCCTTCATGAAGGCGCTCGACGATAGCGACG AGTGCGTTTCGGGTGATCCGGTGGCCGTGCCGCACCTGGTTCCCGTGCTGCTGCTGATGGAGGGCGAGGACCCCGTGGAGGACAGCCTGCGAGGGTGCGAGATGCTCTACGACCTCCTGCAGGCGGCCCGTCGACACGCCGCGCACTCGCACCAACACCAGCAGCGCGCCAGCGAGTTGCTAGCAA GCGACTGGACGCCCATCCCCGAGATGCTGGAGGCCTTCCGGACCGAATTTGCCCTGCGACTCTTCTGGGGACAATCGGGAGCGGAAGCGGACGTCAAGGAACGCCACGACAAGTTTGACAAAATTCTCTGCGTGCTCTCGGATAAACTGGAACCGGTCGAGATCAGACCCGACCTGCCGCAGCCTCTCTGCTGA
- the LOC127613912 gene encoding monocyte to macrophage differentiation factor 2-like isoform X1 has protein sequence MTLERFMNKRVPSNKRYQPTDYEHAANCATHALWIIPSLLGSSLLHFQSEDQWERVSAWVYGAGLSSLFTVSTLFHTIAWKKSHLRDVEQCFHMCDRMVIYFFIAASYAPWLNLRELGPWASHMRWLVWVMALSGTTYVFFFHERYKIVELICYTVMGLFPASVILYMPEQAGLCELLLGGTFYCLGMVFFKSDGIVPFAHAIWHLFVALGAAVHYYAIWKYLYAPPANPVRTSR, from the exons ATGACTCTTGAAAG GTTTATGAACAAGCGTGTTCCTTCCAACAAGCGATACCAGCCCACAGACTACGAGCACGCAGCCAACTGCGCCACGCATGCG ttATGGATTATTCCGAGCCTGCTGGGCAGCTCGCTGCTCCACTTCCAGTCGGAGGACCAATGGGAACGCGTGTCGGCGTGGGTGTACGGGGCCGGCCTCAGCTCGCTCTTTACAGTCTCAACGCTCTTCCACACTATCGCTTGGAAGAAGAGCCACCTACG GGATGTGGAGCAGTGTTTCCACATGTGTGACAGGATGGTGATCTACTTCTTCATCGCCGCCTCCTACGCGCCCTG GCTGAACCTGAGGGAGCTAGGACCCTGGGCGAGCCACATGCGCTGGCTGGTCTGGGTGATGGCGCTGTCCGGGACCACCTACGTCTTCTTCTTCCACGAGAG GTACAAGATCGTGGAGTTGATCTGCTACACGGTGATGGGCCTCTTCCCCGCCTCGGTCATCCTCTACATG CCGGAACAGGCGGGCCTGTGCGAGCTGCTGCTGGGCGGCACCTTCTACTGCCTGGGCATGGTGTTCTTCAAGAGCGACGGCATCGTGCCCTTCGCCCACGCCATCTGGCACCTCTTTGTGGCCCTGGGCGCCGCCGTGCACTACTACGCCATCTGGAAGTACCTCTACGCCCCGCCCGCCAACCCCGTGCGCACCTCCAGATGA